A region from the Ptychodera flava strain L36383 chromosome 10, AS_Pfla_20210202, whole genome shotgun sequence genome encodes:
- the LOC139143012 gene encoding toll-like receptor 6, producing MNKIKQRYPLYFRLEEVREYDFDAFISFSEGDSEWVDEQLQPFMEDELELRLCIHTRDFHGGKDIFTNIEDNIKKSKKIIFIVSENFVKSSYCDFEMRLAFSMMLHALQDERILLFIMLEKVPQKDMSDILKFFVNTKTYLAWPEGDENDDERQHFWEHLKGIVTDEWQIF from the coding sequence ATGAACAAGATAAAACAGCGTTACCCCCTCTACTTCCGGTTAGAAGAAGTGAGAGAGTATGATTTCGACGCCTTTATCAGTTTTAGTGAAGGAGATTCCGAGTGGGTTGATGAGCAGCTCCAACCCTTTATGGAAGATGAACTTGAACTGAGACTGTGTATTCACACACGAGACTTCCACGGCGGAAAagatatatttacaaatatcGAGGATAACATCAAAAAGAGCAAGAAAATAATCTTTATCGTGTCAGAAAATTTCGTTAAGAGTTCCTACTGTGATTTTGAAATGCGATTGGCGTTCTCGATGATGTTGCACGCTCTGCAAGATGAGCGTATACTTTTGTTTATAATGTTAGAAAAAGTTCCCCAGAAAGACATGTCTGACATCCTGAAGTTCTTTGTCAATACCAAGACATACTTAGCTTGGCCTGAAGGGGATGAAAACGATGACGAAAGGCAGCACTTCTGGGAACATTTAAAAGGGATAGTAACAGACGAATGGCAAATTTTCTGA